AAACCAGAAAACTGATGGGACTAAACTCCTTGCAAGAGCCCTCAGCCTTATCCACGAAGGAATAGTAATAATGGATCCATTTGGAAGGATAATTTTTACAAACCACTTTGCAAGGGACCTTTTAGACATAGATCCAAAAGACAAAGGGAAGTTTTTTTACCAA
The sequence above is drawn from the Desulfurobacteriaceae bacterium genome and encodes:
- a CDS encoding PAS domain-containing protein, producing MESLLFATTVFFAALTFIFGYIALSERRKRERVLSSLRSSRSKEEASNQKTDGTKLLARALSLIHEGIVIMDPFGRIIFTNHFARDLLDIDPKDKGKFFYQ